From Gammaproteobacteria bacterium, a single genomic window includes:
- a CDS encoding cryptochrome/photolyase family protein yields the protein MPTLRLIFGDQLSHDISALDDVSAGDVVVLAETIAETTHVKHHQQKLVLFLSAMRHFASELEDAGHRVRYFALDGATAAASHDAAIATCLEENECDRIVTTWPGDWRVLEMVRRWERDFDLPVEIREDSRFLCQRATFEAWADGRKDFLLEDFYRFMRKRTGMLMNDQGKPVSGQWNYDKDNRKAPAGELDLPAPYRARNDDLTRDVIALVKDRFADHPGDAEDFDWAVTREQAKRALDRFVDVHLPHFGDYQDAMLKGETFMHHSILSPYLNIGLLSPREACDAALQAFEAGKAPINAVEGFIRQVLGWREYIHGLYWHCMPDYAEKNALAAREDMPALYWTADTDMACMRDAVTNLKQHAYAHHIQRLMVLGLFAQLFGIDPRQFNAWHMSMYIDSVDWVSLPNAQGMSQFADGGIVGTKPYCASGAYIDRMSNYCGQCRFKPKQASGEKACPFTTLYWDFLARHQETLANNHRMGFQMKNLARKSKDDMDAIRQQADTLRKELARDD from the coding sequence ATGCCGACCTTGCGCCTGATATTCGGTGACCAGCTGAGTCACGATATCAGTGCGCTGGATGACGTCTCCGCCGGCGACGTCGTCGTTCTCGCCGAGACGATTGCGGAAACCACTCATGTAAAGCATCACCAGCAGAAGCTGGTGCTGTTCCTGTCGGCGATGCGCCATTTCGCCAGCGAACTCGAGGATGCCGGCCACCGGGTTCGCTATTTTGCGCTTGACGGAGCGACGGCTGCCGCTTCGCATGATGCCGCCATCGCCACCTGCCTGGAAGAAAACGAATGCGACCGCATTGTCACGACCTGGCCGGGCGACTGGCGGGTGCTGGAGATGGTGCGTCGCTGGGAGCGCGACTTCGACCTGCCGGTCGAGATTCGCGAGGACTCGCGGTTCCTCTGTCAGCGCGCCACCTTCGAAGCGTGGGCGGACGGCCGCAAGGATTTCCTGCTGGAAGATTTCTACCGTTTCATGCGCAAGCGAACCGGCATGCTGATGAACGACCAGGGCAAGCCGGTCAGTGGCCAGTGGAACTACGACAAGGACAATCGCAAGGCGCCGGCCGGCGAGCTCGACCTGCCCGCGCCTTATCGGGCGCGCAACGATGACCTCACGCGCGATGTCATTGCGCTGGTCAAGGACCGTTTCGCCGATCATCCCGGAGACGCGGAAGATTTCGACTGGGCCGTGACGCGCGAGCAGGCGAAGCGCGCGCTCGATCGATTTGTCGACGTCCACCTGCCGCACTTTGGTGATTACCAGGACGCCATGCTGAAGGGTGAAACCTTCATGCATCATTCCATCCTGTCGCCGTATCTCAACATTGGCTTGCTGTCGCCACGCGAAGCCTGCGACGCCGCATTGCAGGCCTTCGAAGCGGGGAAGGCGCCGATCAACGCGGTCGAGGGCTTCATCCGGCAGGTGCTCGGCTGGCGTGAATACATTCATGGCCTGTACTGGCACTGCATGCCGGACTACGCAGAAAAGAACGCACTCGCCGCTCGCGAGGACATGCCCGCGCTGTACTGGACTGCCGACACCGACATGGCCTGCATGCGCGATGCCGTCACCAACCTGAAGCAGCATGCCTATGCGCATCACATCCAGCGGCTGATGGTGCTCGGTCTGTTTGCGCAGCTTTTCGGCATCGATCCACGGCAGTTCAATGCCTGGCACATGAGCATGTACATCGACAGTGTCGACTGGGTGTCCCTGCCGAATGCGCAGGGGATGTCACAGTTTGCCGATGGCGGTATCGTGGGCACCAAGCCTTATTGCGCCAGCGGTGCCTACATCGACCGCATGTCTAATTACTGTGGTCAGTGCCGCTTCAAGCCAAAGCAGGCGTCGGGCGAGAAGGCCTGTCCCTTCACCACCCTGTACTGGGATTTCCTCGCCCGGCACCAGGAGACGCTCGCGAACAATCACCGCATGGGATTCCAGATGAAGAACCTGGCGCGCAAGTCGAAGGACGATATGGACGCGATCCGGCAGCAGGCCGACACACTCAGGAAGGAGCTTGCACGTGACGATTGA
- a CDS encoding MarR family transcriptional regulator: MNVKLNTQDLEDSKPTMDKTREAAQSQCLAVVREVVRAYQAFSDFSSGDIKHRGLSNAEFDVICTLGNQPGMTFKEIGENTLITKTTLTGVVDRLESKGYVERKACPDDRRCVRAMLTDKGDELFRDVFPAHVAQLDKRIDDMPEAERKQVIASLAKLRQLLGS; the protein is encoded by the coding sequence ATGAACGTCAAACTCAACACGCAGGACCTCGAGGACAGCAAACCGACCATGGACAAGACCCGGGAAGCCGCTCAAAGCCAGTGCCTCGCCGTCGTTCGCGAAGTCGTGCGCGCGTACCAGGCGTTCTCGGATTTCAGTTCCGGTGACATCAAGCACCGTGGCCTCTCCAATGCCGAGTTCGACGTGATCTGTACCCTGGGCAACCAGCCGGGCATGACCTTCAAGGAAATCGGCGAGAACACGCTGATCACCAAGACCACCCTGACCGGTGTTGTCGACCGTCTCGAGAGCAAGGGTTATGTCGAACGCAAGGCCTGCCCGGACGACCGCCGCTGCGTGCGCGCCATGCTGACCGACAAGGGCGACGAGCTCTTCCGCGACGTGTTCCCGGCCCATGTTGCGCAGCTCGACAAGCGTATCGATGACATGCCGGAAGCCGAGCGGAAGCAGGTAATCGCCTCCCTCGCCAAGCTGCGCCAGTTGCTCGGTAGCTGA
- a CDS encoding MFS transporter has translation MNSPDRQQRSLAEQVYGYLAEDEDARVCRDIPESACHEQPRAFTFQLLALSLTKLGDALVSARLVLAWMLASLAAPAFFIGLLVPIRESLALLPQLFIAQAMRERPLRKFFWVTGSVGQALALSGMAIAALSLRGAMLGWSIIGLLVVFSLARGVCSVAAKDVLGKTVSKSRRGRLSGSAASFAGLASLLVALIIVLVPREQGDPWLFAGLLAFAAGMWLLAAVAYAAIPEVPGATEGGGNAVTEALASLGVLRRDPHFRHFVIARALLVASAFAIPYLVVLLQRQGDGQLLDLGYLLLASGLSGMVSGNVWGRWSDDSSEGVMTVAAMLSSLVIGVTLLISAFLPALLDEALVGASLVFLATLAHHGARVGRKTYLVDMASSENRAQYTAVSNTVMGVILLLGMSLGVIDQWLGIDAVLLLLLGVGLAAAWTSWRLPDVSA, from the coding sequence ATGAACTCGCCGGACCGGCAGCAGCGCAGTCTAGCCGAGCAGGTGTACGGTTACCTGGCCGAAGACGAGGATGCCCGCGTCTGTCGCGACATTCCCGAGTCGGCCTGCCATGAACAACCGCGCGCCTTCACTTTCCAGCTGCTGGCACTGAGTCTAACCAAGCTGGGTGATGCGCTGGTCAGCGCGCGGCTGGTGCTGGCCTGGATGCTCGCCAGCCTTGCGGCGCCGGCCTTTTTCATCGGCTTGCTGGTACCGATCCGCGAATCCCTCGCCTTGCTGCCGCAACTGTTCATCGCGCAGGCCATGCGCGAGCGACCCTTGCGCAAGTTCTTCTGGGTCACCGGCAGCGTCGGCCAGGCACTGGCCTTGTCGGGCATGGCCATTGCCGCCTTGTCACTGCGCGGTGCCATGCTGGGCTGGAGCATCATCGGCCTGCTTGTTGTCTTCAGTCTTGCCCGCGGAGTCTGCTCGGTGGCCGCCAAGGACGTCTTGGGCAAGACGGTTTCCAAGTCGCGCCGCGGTCGGCTCAGTGGTTCGGCCGCATCCTTTGCCGGACTCGCCAGCCTGCTCGTTGCTCTCATCATTGTCCTGGTGCCGCGCGAGCAGGGTGATCCCTGGCTGTTCGCGGGCCTGCTCGCGTTCGCCGCCGGCATGTGGTTGCTGGCGGCTGTTGCCTATGCCGCCATTCCCGAGGTTCCGGGTGCGACCGAAGGGGGCGGCAATGCCGTGACCGAGGCGCTTGCCTCGCTCGGCGTATTGCGCCGCGATCCTCACTTCCGGCATTTCGTCATTGCCCGTGCCTTGCTGGTTGCCTCGGCCTTCGCGATTCCCTACCTGGTCGTGCTGTTGCAGCGGCAGGGTGACGGCCAGTTGCTGGACCTGGGTTACCTGCTGCTTGCCAGCGGCCTGTCCGGCATGGTCTCCGGCAATGTGTGGGGGCGCTGGTCGGACGATTCCAGCGAAGGCGTGATGACGGTAGCGGCCATGCTGAGTTCGCTGGTCATTGGAGTGACCTTGTTGATCTCCGCCTTCCTGCCCGCCTTGCTGGATGAAGCGCTGGTCGGCGCCAGCCTGGTCTTCCTGGCCACCCTCGCCCACCATGGCGCGCGTGTCGGTCGCAAGACCTACCTGGTCGACATGGCCAGCAGCGAGAACCGTGCGCAATACACGGCAGTCAGCAACACGGTGATGGGCGTGATCCTCCTGCTCGGCATGTCGCTTGGCGTGATCGACCAGTGGCTGGGCATCGATGCCG
- a CDS encoding DUF3187 family protein produces MIRSKFMALSFLLLALAAAGMAPASAAEASAAARGTGPAAFLGPLRLRDMTPFSLQRLDFLPTAASARYPENWALEANLEFSNTFIMSRNVADYLEARGTRAALTGEDFAALAALPDDAFYFDGTTSVLNLTVHRAINDDWTVYGILPLHHYTGGFLDSTIESFHDAAGFDDFGRPLVARDAFQAFFKLGEAQSMLTDVPRTNALADPVIGGRWRGLALGDWDVVVELAAKLPWGADVPFFSSGHADTGVQVSWQRLWSRDGLFFSVSGVYFGGSDNFGKAVNRFIPGANVAWEHRIADNGLSSVLQLSLSRSLFAAGTDPELAANQVQLSAGLRWQQERWHFTFALTENVINFANTADIGFHAGLGWSL; encoded by the coding sequence ATGATACGTAGTAAATTCATGGCGCTCTCCTTCCTGCTGCTTGCGCTGGCGGCGGCCGGCATGGCACCGGCAAGTGCCGCCGAAGCCTCGGCTGCGGCGCGCGGCACCGGCCCGGCCGCATTCCTCGGCCCGTTGCGCTTGCGCGACATGACACCGTTTTCCCTGCAGCGCCTGGACTTCCTGCCCACTGCGGCGTCGGCACGCTACCCGGAAAACTGGGCCTTGGAGGCGAACCTCGAGTTCAGCAATACCTTCATCATGAGCAGGAACGTGGCCGATTACCTGGAAGCCCGGGGGACCCGCGCTGCGCTGACTGGCGAGGATTTTGCCGCGCTGGCCGCGCTGCCTGATGACGCGTTCTACTTCGATGGCACGACCAGCGTGCTGAACCTGACCGTCCACCGGGCGATCAATGATGACTGGACGGTTTACGGCATCCTGCCGCTGCATCACTACACGGGGGGCTTTCTCGATTCCACCATCGAATCCTTCCACGATGCTGCCGGCTTTGATGATTTCGGCCGGCCCCTGGTTGCCCGCGACGCCTTCCAGGCCTTCTTCAAGCTGGGCGAGGCCCAGAGCATGCTCACCGACGTGCCGCGCACCAATGCCCTTGCGGATCCGGTCATTGGTGGCCGTTGGCGTGGCCTGGCGCTTGGCGATTGGGACGTGGTCGTGGAGCTCGCCGCGAAGCTGCCCTGGGGCGCGGACGTGCCGTTCTTCAGTTCGGGCCATGCCGATACCGGGGTGCAGGTTTCCTGGCAGCGCCTGTGGTCTCGGGACGGCCTCTTTTTCAGTGTTTCCGGCGTCTACTTTGGCGGTTCGGACAACTTCGGCAAGGCGGTGAACCGCTTCATTCCTGGTGCCAACGTGGCCTGGGAGCATCGCATTGCCGACAATGGCCTGAGCAGCGTCCTGCAACTGAGCCTGTCGCGAAGCCTGTTCGCCGCGGGCACCGATCCGGAGCTGGCAGCCAACCAGGTCCAGCTGAGTGCCGGCCTGCGCTGGCAGCAGGAGCGGTGGCACTTCACCTTTGCGCTGACCGAGAACGTCATCAATTTCGCCAATACCGCCGACATCGGCTTCCACGCGGGCCTGGGCTGGTCCTTGTAA